The genomic region GGTTACTACCTCATTCTGTCCGCCGGCTGTATCGGCGCGTTTTGTGTGTGGGCGCATTTGCCCCAGCGTATCGCCGTGCGGCAGGTCCGCGCGCGCAAGCCCTGCGCGGCGCTGCTGATTGACGCCCGCCGTTTGGCGGAAGCGCCGGACCACGCATCGCTCTTTCTCTCGAACTGCGCCGGGACCGTCCTTTACGCCCACACCGAAGCTGCTTTCGGAGTTTCTTCTTCCCGCCTGCATCGTTTCCGCAATATTCAGGACGCAAAACGCGCCGTCCACGCTCCCGCCGGCTCGGCGGTGGTGACCGTCCATCCACTCTTTTGGAGACGGATGGGCGGCTATGTGCTGAACGCCCGCGAAGCCGCCGGTGTCGTGGATTTGGAGCAAAACAGCACGCTCGGCGGCGACGAGCAGATCCTTCTCCTGACCCACTGATTCCCCGCATCCTCCATCCTGGCGCGTTCCTCTCCTCGAACATTCTTCACGTTTGGGCGGTCTAGGGGGTATAATGCACGAGTTTCCCCTGGACAATCATGACGGGCGACATGAGGACGAAGTTATGCCATCAAACGGCTGGTTTGGGAGAAGGTCTCAGTTTACGCAGGCGCGCGCGTCGCATGGCGCGGCGGCGATTCCTGATGGAGTCGCCACGAAATGCGTGAAGTGCGGCGAGATCATCTTCACTTCTGATTTCGAGAAAAATCTGAAGGTCTGCACCCACTGCGGTTTCCACCACAAACTCTCCGCCGACGAGCGAATCCGATTTACCGTGGACGAAGGCAGCTTCGCGCCGCTCCACGAAAACCTGCGCTCGGTTGACCCACTGCGCTTCCCGGAGTATCAGTCCAAACTGGATAAAGGGATCAAAGCGACGGGCATGCACGACGGCGTCCGTGTCGGCGTGGCCGCCGTGCAGGGCGTGCCGATCGTACTGGCCGTCGCGGACTTTAGTTTTATGGCCGCCTCCATGGGTTCGGTCGCGGGCGAGAAGATCGTGCGCGCCCTGGAAGAAGGCGCCGCGCGCCGCGCGCCGGTCGTGATCTTCACGGCGTCGGGCGGCGCCCGCATGCAGGAAGGTCTGCTGTCGCTGATGCAGATGGCGAAGACCTCGGCGGCGGCCGCGCGCCTGGCCGCCGCGAATATTCCCTATGTCGTTGTCATGACCGACGCCACCATGGCCGGCGTCCTGGCGTCCTATGCGTCGCTTGGCGACATCACTTTGGCGGAGCCCGGCGCCTTGATCGGTTTCGCCGGCGCCCGCGTCTCGGCCCAGGCGTCCACGGCGAAGCCGCCCGCCGATTACCAGACGGCCGAATGGCAGATGGCCCACGGGCAGATCGATCAGATCGTCGCGCGCAAAGACCTGCCCGACACCCTGGCGTCGCTACTGCAAATGCTCGGCTTCGCGCCGGAGACGACGCTGGACGATCTGGCGTCCGCCGCTCTCGTGGACGCCGATGAGGAGATCGCCGCAATTGGCTAGTTTGAACGTTATCGAATTCGAAAAATCCATCGCGGAGCTGGACGAGAACCTGTCCAAGCTTCGGCGCATCGTGATGGATCAGAAGCATCCGCAGAACACGGTGGATCTGCCCGATCAGCTCGCGAATCTGGAGCAGCATCGCACGGCCATTATCCGGGCCTGGTTTTCGAACCTGACGCCCTGGGACCAGGTCCTGCTGGCCCGCCACGAGAAGCGCCCTTACACGCTCGATTATATCGGCCATATGTTCTCGGGATTCCAGGAGCTGCACGGCGACCGTTTGTACGGCGATGACGGCGCCATCGTCGCCGGCTTCGCGAAGCTGGGCGACACGCCCGTCGCGATTGTCGGACATCAGAAGGGCCGCGACATCAAGCAGCGCCAGCATCGCAACTTTGGCTACGCGCGTCCTGAAGGCTACCGCAAGGCCGGACGTATTATGAAGCTGGCGGCGAAGTTCGGCGTCCCGATCGTCACCCTGATCGACACGCCCGGCGCCGCCGCCGACGTTTCGGCGGACGAACGCGGGATTTCCGAGGCCATCGCGCGCAATATGTTCGATATGGCGACCTTGCCGACGCCGATTGTCTCCGTGGTGATCGGCGAAGGCGGCAGCGGCGGCGCGCTCGGCATCGCGGTCGCCGACCGCGTTCTGATGCTGGAGCACAGCGTTTACTCCGTCATCGCCCCCGAAGGCTGCGCCGCCATTCTGTGGCGCGATCCTGAGAAGAAGGCCGACGCCGCGAAGGCGCTCAACCTGACCGCCCAGCGCGCCAAGGAACTGGGCGTGGTGGACGGCGTCATTCCGGAGCCCCTCGGCGGCGCGCACCGCGACTGGGAAGCCGCCGCCGAGAACTTAAAGGCCGCTCTGATCGAAAATCTGGCGCTCCTCAAGGATCTCTCCGGAGACGAACTGGTCGAGCGCCGCTACCAGCGCTTCCGCGCCATCGGCCAGTTTGAAGAGATCAAACCGATCGACATGGACGGCGATGTGTCCGAAGACGACGCGGCTTAATCGATTACGAGCATTCACGAAGAAGAGAACGCATGGGAAAATACGACCGCGCCCCTTATACGCATGACCTGTATCCCGGGGCCAATGACTGGCACGAAGACAGTGTCCGCGCCAATGTCCTGGAAGAGATCTTTCGCAATCTGTGCCGCATTTACGGTTACGGCGAGGTGAGAACGCCCGTTTTCGAGGAAACGGAGCTGTTCACGCGCACGATCGGCGAAGGGACGGATATCGTCTCCAAGGAGATGTATACCTTTACGGATCGCGGCGGCCGCTCCATGACCCTGCGGCCCGAGGGAACGGCGCCGACGATTCGCGCCTATCTGGACAGCACGCTCCCCAGCCGGGGCGGCGTCGCTAAGATGTTCTATATCGCTTCGATCTTTCGTTACGAGCGGGGACAAAAGGGACGGTATCGGCAGCATCAGCAGTTCGGTGTCGAAGCGCTCGGCGCGGACGACCCCGCGCTGGACGCCGAAGTCGTGCAGATCGCCCTGTCGTTCTTTCGCACGATCGGCATGCGAAATCTGACGCTCAAGCTTAACTCCGTCGGCTCCACGGAATCGCGGGCCGCGTATCTGGCCGCGCTGAAAGCGTATGTCGAGCCGTTCTTAAGTGAGTTCAGCGACGAGGGCAAGGCGCGCTTCGAGCGCAACCCGCTGCGCATGCTGGACACCAAGAGCGAGCGCGAGCTGAAGATCCTGGCGAATGCGCCGCATCTCTCCGAGTACCTGTCTCCGGAAGAGAAAGAGCACTTCGAAGCCGTCTGCGGTTATCTCAATGCGGCCAGCGTCGAGTATGTGCTGGATCCATATCTGGTGCGCGGATTCGATTACTACACCAAGACGGCGTTTGAGATCCAGTCCCCCGATTTGGGCGCGCAGAACGCGGTTGGCGGCGGCGGACGCTATAACAAATTGGTCGAAGAGATCGGCGGCAAGCCGACGCCGGGGATCGGCTTTGGTCTCGGCACGGAGCGCGCCTTGCTCGCGCTTCAGGCGCTGGGCGTGGAAATGCCGCTGCCGCCGGGGCCGACGGCTTTCTTCGTGACGCTGGGCGACGCCGGGCGCACGGCGGCGGTCAAGCTGCTGAGCGATCTGCGCAATGCGGGCGTCGCGGCCGATATCGACTACACGGGGCGCACGATGAAGACGCAGATGCGCGCCGCGACGCTGGTCAACGCCCAATACGCCTTGATCTTGGGCGACGACGAAGTGGCGTCCCAGACCGTTCAGGTCAAGGACCTCGCCGCGCGCGAGCAGCGCGCCGTGGCGTTTTCCGATCTTGTCGCCGAACTCAGCAGCTCGGCGCCGGGGACCCCATGAACTTCTGGCTCTCGGTCGCCGCGCGCTGGGTCCAGGGCGTCGCGCTCAGTCTCTGGCTGGGCGGGGTGATCGCGATCGGCGCGCTGGCCGCGCCAGCGGCGTTTCATGTGACGCGCGCTCATGCGGCGCTCGCGGGCAATTTGGCGCTGCAAAACGATATCGCCGGGGCGATCATCGGCCAAGCGTTCCGTAACTTCAATGTGCTCTGCATCGTCTGCGGCGTTCTTTTGCTGCTGTCCGGAATGGCCGTGGCGCGTCTGCGGCCCAGTCCGCGCGTTCGCCGGCTCACGGTAATTTCCTCAGTCGTCACGCTCATTTTGCTGGGGCTGACGGTATACTTACAGTATGCTCTCTTCCCGGTGATCGACGCAGCGAAATTACAGCAGCACTGGCCTCTTTTTGATCGTCTCCACCACCTCTACGTGGGAATCACAAACGCGCAGCTGCCTCTTCTCCTCGTGGTCGCCTGGGTTATCTCTCTGCGAGATACGGCAAGCACTTCGCCGGTCTCCACTCTTTCTTCCAACTAATCGATGACCGCGCCTCCGCCGGGCCATGCTTCGCCCGGCACAAGGATCACTCTGCATGATTTCCATCCCTGCGTCACGCCGTCACCGCACGCTTGCCCTCGCCGGCGCGCTCGCCTTACTTTCCATCTCCGCCGGTCATTCTGCTTTTGCCGAAACGCGTAACGCCACGGCGTGGGAGCGTCTGTGGAAAAACGATGACGCCGGCGCCAAACGGACCTTCAAATCCGCCCTCGCGACAAACCCCAAGGACGCGGACGCTCTGCGCGGCCTCGGCTGGATCGCCTGCAACGCCGACGACAAGCAAGGCGCGCTCCAGCTCTGGAGCCGAAGCATCGCGCTGGCGCCGGGCGATTGGACGACGGAGGGACTCTGGCATTGCGTGACGACGCTGGACGATCGATCCTCGCGCCACGAGTACGCGGAGGCCGCCGCGCGCGCCATTCTCGCGAGCCCCAAGGCGTCGCCGTCGCTGAAGGAGTCCGCGCTGGTAATTGTCGCCGACGCCGATGAGCAGCGCGGCGCCGGGGCGAAGGGGGACGCGGAGCGTTCGTCACTGCAATACATTCGGAATTGGAATATCGCCGGCCCGTTCGAGAACGTTTCCCACTCGGGGTTCGATAAGCCGTTCGCGCCGGAGCAAGAGTTGGATTTTCAGAAATCCATGACCGGGCGCGACGGCATGAACCTGAACTGGCGCCGCCTGGCGCTGATCTCTCGCGAAGGAACCTGCGAGGTAAGCGTGAGTATCGGCGATAACCTGGAGGATATCCTTTACGCCGTGACCGCGATCCAATCGGCGTCGGACCAGGAAGCGACGCTGTCCTTTGAGCGAAGCGGAGCGGCGAAGCTCTTTTGCAATGGAAAACCCGTGTTCTCCAGCGACGCCTATGTGGACTCTCGAAATATCGACGATCCTGCCCTGATCCCCGTCCACTTGCGCAAAGGGTGGAATACGCTTCTGGTCAAGCTCGCGGATGATCCGAGTGTCGCCGCGAACTACCGTCTTCGCGTCCTGGGGGCGAATGGGGCTCCCCTGCCGCTGGGCGGCGGCGCGTCCGTGGATCCCGCGCACGCGAGCGGCGCCGTCGACGGGGCGGCCGCCGAGCCGGGCGCGCTGCCGGTCGCTCTCGTCGCGGCCATGCAGCCGCATCTGGACAGTGTCGAGGGGGCGCTGCTTCTGAGTGACGCCCTGGAAACGATGCATGATTACCGGCAGGCCGAGACGGTGGTGCGCAAAGCGATCGAGGCGCATCCAGACTGCGGCGCCCTGCACTGGCAGCTGAGCCAGACGCTCAGTGACGACAGCCGCACCGACGACGCCCGCGCCGAGCGTGAAACGGCGCGAGGCTTGAACGGTCATCTTGCGCTCGCCGAGCTCAACGCCGTGATGATCGATCACTCGGAAGATCCCGCCACGGATCAGATCGCGCAGACGAAGGCGCTGCGCGGCCGATTCCCGGCGAGCTCGGATATCACCTGGTGGCTGGCCGGCGTTTATGAGGATGCGAAGCTGAGCGCGGACGCCTTTAAAACCGCGAAGGAAGAGATCGCCCTGTCCGGGGGATCCGCGGATGTCCTGCGACTGGTAGGGATGTACCGTGACGCCGACCGCAATACGGACGCCGCCGCGTTGCTGAAACCCGCGCTGGCGAAGGATCCCGCCAATGTGGCGCTGCTGGACAAATGGGCGGAGATCTTAGGGCAGCGCGACGACTCCGCGCCGGCGATCGCCGCATATCGCCGCTTGATTACGCTCGATCCCGGAACCGCCGGGCACGATGCGGATCTGGCGGCGCTTTACACCGGGCAGGGCGACGGGGCGCGCGCCGTCGAGACGCTGAAAACCGCGCTGCTCAAGCAGCCACAGGACGCCGATCTCTATTCTCAGCTCGGCGACGCGCTTCAGGAGGCGCATCAGGCGAAACCGGCGCTGGCGGCTTACCAGCAGGCGATCATGCTGGATCCGTCGCAGGTCTCGCTGCGCGCCAAAATGGACGCCCTGTCGGGGCGCAAGCCGGTGATCGATCTCGCGCCCGCGCTGCCGTCGCCGTCGCTGAAAAACCTTCCCGCCGATTCCGCCTCCGTTACCATGCTGCTGGACGAAGGCCGTGAGGTTGTCTACCCCGACTACGCCACGGTCACGCGCTATCACCAAGTCGTCCGTGTGAACGACGAAGCCGGCGCGGCGGCGTTCCGATCTTATCCGTTGAATCGGACGACCGGATCGGCGACACTGACAGTCGAGCAGGCGCGCGTCACCAAAGCGGACGGCAAAATCGAGAACGCCAGCAACGATGAAGACGGAGCGTCGGCGAATTTCCCGTCGCTGGTCGCTGGCGACACGATCGACGTCACTTATCGTGTCGAGGATTACCAGAAGGGCGGTCTCGCGCACCAGTTCTGGGGCGAATGGTATTTCAACGATTTCGATCAGCACGTTAAGACGTCGCGTTTTGCGCTGATCACTCCCAAGGACATGAAGTTCCAGGTGCAGGCGCACGGCTCCGTTCCGCAGGCGTCGGACCGCACCATGGGCGGCTGGCGGGTTCAGGAGTGGCGCGCCTCGGATGAGGCGCCGCTGAAGCTCGAAAAGGGCGGCGGCGCCATGAACGATTCCGCCGTTTGGCTGGACTTCTCCTCGATCCCGGACTGGGCCTCCATCGTACGCTGGTATCAGGACCTGTCGAAACCGCGCACGCAGCCGGACGACGCCATTCGCACGCGGGCGGCGATCCTGACGAAGGATGCGCACACGGATTCCGAGAAGATCAAGGCGATCGAGGCGTATGTCGCCAAGGATATCCAGTACCAGTCATCGCCGTTCCGCATGAGCGCCTTTGTGCCGACGGAAGGCAAGCAGGTCATCCGGGAGCACTACGGCGATTGTAAAGATAAAGCGGCGCTCCTGACGGCGATGCTGGCCTCCGTCGGCGTGAAGTCGGAAATGGTGCTGCTCAGTCCGCGCAACTATGGCGTGACGCCTTATCTTCCGTCGCCCCGGTTCGCTCATGCGATCGCTCTCGTGCAGACGCCCGATGGGCCGCGTTACATAGACGCCACCGCCGACAAGATGGGGTACGGCGATCTGCCGTACGGCGATCAGGATGTGCCGGCGCTGCTCATCGACGACAAAGCGTCGGATCTGACAAAGATCCCGGCGCTGCCGATCGACGACAACGGCATGAACGTCGTTTATACCGGCAAACTCGCCTCCAACGGCGATCTGGATGGTGCGCTGGCGCTGACCGCTACAGGGAACTGGGGATGGGTGCTTCGCTCCGCCTTCCAGTCCGTCACGCGGGACAAACAGGACGATCTCCTGCGCTCCGTGGCGACATCGCTCTTCAAGACGCTCACATACAAGAGCGGCTCCGTGGAGAAGCTGGATGATCCGAATGCGCCTCTGGTCATGAGGATCGCGTATCACGCCGATCACTATGCCAGCGTCGCCGGCAACTTCTTGCTGGCGCCCCTGCCCTGGGGCGCCGGGGGAACGCCGCAGCATCCAGACGATTTGATGAGCAATGGCGAGCGTAAGCAGGATCTGGAGATGGGACTCTCGCGCGGCTCCTATCACAGCACCGTCTCTTTGGAGCTCCCGGCGGGGTACGCCGTGCAGGATCTTCAGCCGCTGGTCGAGCAGAAATCCGACTGGGGGAACTATCGCGCCAATTATCGCGTCGATGGAAATACGCTGTACGCGGATCAGTTGTCGACAGTGACGAGTTATCGGATCGCGGCGGCGGATGTGCCGAAGCTGGTCGAATATCTCAAAACCACGAACAGCGATTCCAGCAAGCAATTCGTGCTCAAAAAGCCCTAGAAAACGAAAGAAAGTCCAAGGTAATGCCTCTGGGACGCATCGTGTCCTGGTTTGCGGCCGCCGTGCTTTGCGCGGCGCCGCTGATATCCTCAGTGCGCTCGGCGCCGCCCGCGCCGCCGCACTTTCGTACGGCGGCGGATGCGCGCGCCTGGGGCGAGAAACAAGAGCGGCTTGGGAATTATTCGGATGCGGCGCTGGCTTATGAGATTGAGTCGGGAATGCGGCTGCATCAAGGCGATCCGCAGGCGGCGGAGGTGGAGCGGCATCGGGCGCTGCGTCTCGCCACGGACCTTCGATTGGCGATCCCCGTCTCCGAGGGACCGCCGGTAAAGAACCTGGCGAAGTGGGAGCCGGCGCAGGGATGCTATCTGGGCGTGCGCGATGACTTCGAGGGCGACTATTACGGCAAGAGCACGGGCAACGCCGATGACTTCGCGCGCCGTATCGACCGTCCGGTCGCGATTGCGTTCGATTACGACAGTTATGGGCGGCCGTTTCCCATCGAATGGGCGCGGCGCGAGGCGAAGCGCGGGCGGGGCGTCCAGATCGCCTGGGAGCCGAAGGATATCGCGAATGTCCGAGACGACGAGTATCTGAACAAATACGCCGAGGACGCGGCTCGCTCCGGCGCGCCGGTTTTCTTACGTTTCGGCGGCGAGATGAACGGCGGCTGGACGTCCTGGGGCCGCAGCCCCGCCGCCTACCGCCGCGCGTTCCGTCTCGTGCATGAGGTGATGGCCCGCCACGCGCCGAACGTCGCGATGGTCTGGGCGCCGAACGCCGTTCCCGTCTCCAACATCGACGAATACTATCCCGGCGACGACGCCGTCGATTGGGTCGGCGTCAGCCTCTATGTCGTCCGCTTCTACGACGACCATCTCAATGAGCCGGCATGGCGCGACGGTCCGGTCGGCTTCATCGAGCCTTTTTATCAGAAGTACGCCGCCCGCAAGCCGCTCTGTCTCGTGGAGTGCGGCGTCACCCGCCGCAGCCGAGTCGAAGGCGCGGACGCCGACGCGTTCGCCGCCGCGCGCTGGCAGGACCTCTTCGACGCCGTGCGCATTCGCTACCCCCGCCTCAAGATGGTCTGCTTCTTCGACCGCGACAACCTCACGGGCGCCATTCCCGGCCGTCGCCTGAACGACTACGCCCTGCCCGACGGCAGCGCCGCCCTCGCGTCCGTCCGCGACGCCGTTGCCGATCCC from Capsulimonas corticalis harbors:
- a CDS encoding DUF3857 domain-containing protein, encoding MISIPASRRHRTLALAGALALLSISAGHSAFAETRNATAWERLWKNDDAGAKRTFKSALATNPKDADALRGLGWIACNADDKQGALQLWSRSIALAPGDWTTEGLWHCVTTLDDRSSRHEYAEAAARAILASPKASPSLKESALVIVADADEQRGAGAKGDAERSSLQYIRNWNIAGPFENVSHSGFDKPFAPEQELDFQKSMTGRDGMNLNWRRLALISREGTCEVSVSIGDNLEDILYAVTAIQSASDQEATLSFERSGAAKLFCNGKPVFSSDAYVDSRNIDDPALIPVHLRKGWNTLLVKLADDPSVAANYRLRVLGANGAPLPLGGGASVDPAHASGAVDGAAAEPGALPVALVAAMQPHLDSVEGALLLSDALETMHDYRQAETVVRKAIEAHPDCGALHWQLSQTLSDDSRTDDARAERETARGLNGHLALAELNAVMIDHSEDPATDQIAQTKALRGRFPASSDITWWLAGVYEDAKLSADAFKTAKEEIALSGGSADVLRLVGMYRDADRNTDAAALLKPALAKDPANVALLDKWAEILGQRDDSAPAIAAYRRLITLDPGTAGHDADLAALYTGQGDGARAVETLKTALLKQPQDADLYSQLGDALQEAHQAKPALAAYQQAIMLDPSQVSLRAKMDALSGRKPVIDLAPALPSPSLKNLPADSASVTMLLDEGREVVYPDYATVTRYHQVVRVNDEAGAAAFRSYPLNRTTGSATLTVEQARVTKADGKIENASNDEDGASANFPSLVAGDTIDVTYRVEDYQKGGLAHQFWGEWYFNDFDQHVKTSRFALITPKDMKFQVQAHGSVPQASDRTMGGWRVQEWRASDEAPLKLEKGGGAMNDSAVWLDFSSIPDWASIVRWYQDLSKPRTQPDDAIRTRAAILTKDAHTDSEKIKAIEAYVAKDIQYQSSPFRMSAFVPTEGKQVIREHYGDCKDKAALLTAMLASVGVKSEMVLLSPRNYGVTPYLPSPRFAHAIALVQTPDGPRYIDATADKMGYGDLPYGDQDVPALLIDDKASDLTKIPALPIDDNGMNVVYTGKLASNGDLDGALALTATGNWGWVLRSAFQSVTRDKQDDLLRSVATSLFKTLTYKSGSVEKLDDPNAPLVMRIAYHADHYASVAGNFLLAPLPWGAGGTPQHPDDLMSNGERKQDLEMGLSRGSYHSTVSLELPAGYAVQDLQPLVEQKSDWGNYRANYRVDGNTLYADQLSTVTSYRIAAADVPKLVEYLKTTNSDSSKQFVLKKP
- a CDS encoding DUF4149 domain-containing protein, which translates into the protein MNFWLSVAARWVQGVALSLWLGGVIAIGALAAPAAFHVTRAHAALAGNLALQNDIAGAIIGQAFRNFNVLCIVCGVLLLLSGMAVARLRPSPRVRRLTVISSVVTLILLGLTVYLQYALFPVIDAAKLQQHWPLFDRLHHLYVGITNAQLPLLLVVAWVISLRDTASTSPVSTLSSN
- the hisS gene encoding histidine--tRNA ligase, encoding MGKYDRAPYTHDLYPGANDWHEDSVRANVLEEIFRNLCRIYGYGEVRTPVFEETELFTRTIGEGTDIVSKEMYTFTDRGGRSMTLRPEGTAPTIRAYLDSTLPSRGGVAKMFYIASIFRYERGQKGRYRQHQQFGVEALGADDPALDAEVVQIALSFFRTIGMRNLTLKLNSVGSTESRAAYLAALKAYVEPFLSEFSDEGKARFERNPLRMLDTKSERELKILANAPHLSEYLSPEEKEHFEAVCGYLNAASVEYVLDPYLVRGFDYYTKTAFEIQSPDLGAQNAVGGGGRYNKLVEEIGGKPTPGIGFGLGTERALLALQALGVEMPLPPGPTAFFVTLGDAGRTAAVKLLSDLRNAGVAADIDYTGRTMKTQMRAATLVNAQYALILGDDEVASQTVQVKDLAAREQRAVAFSDLVAELSSSAPGTP
- a CDS encoding acetyl-CoA carboxylase carboxyltransferase subunit alpha gives rise to the protein MASLNVIEFEKSIAELDENLSKLRRIVMDQKHPQNTVDLPDQLANLEQHRTAIIRAWFSNLTPWDQVLLARHEKRPYTLDYIGHMFSGFQELHGDRLYGDDGAIVAGFAKLGDTPVAIVGHQKGRDIKQRQHRNFGYARPEGYRKAGRIMKLAAKFGVPIVTLIDTPGAAADVSADERGISEAIARNMFDMATLPTPIVSVVIGEGGSGGALGIAVADRVLMLEHSVYSVIAPEGCAAILWRDPEKKADAAKALNLTAQRAKELGVVDGVIPEPLGGAHRDWEAAAENLKAALIENLALLKDLSGDELVERRYQRFRAIGQFEEIKPIDMDGDVSEDDAA
- a CDS encoding glycoside hydrolase family 26 protein, whose translation is MPLGRIVSWFAAAVLCAAPLISSVRSAPPAPPHFRTAADARAWGEKQERLGNYSDAALAYEIESGMRLHQGDPQAAEVERHRALRLATDLRLAIPVSEGPPVKNLAKWEPAQGCYLGVRDDFEGDYYGKSTGNADDFARRIDRPVAIAFDYDSYGRPFPIEWARREAKRGRGVQIAWEPKDIANVRDDEYLNKYAEDAARSGAPVFLRFGGEMNGGWTSWGRSPAAYRRAFRLVHEVMARHAPNVAMVWAPNAVPVSNIDEYYPGDDAVDWVGVSLYVVRFYDDHLNEPAWRDGPVGFIEPFYQKYAARKPLCLVECGVTRRSRVEGADADAFAAARWQDLFDAVRIRYPRLKMVCFFDRDNLTGAIPGRRLNDYALPDGSAALASVRDAVADPYFLGEVSDHPASSRAYLPVTTSFPPGYHGSVSASVCTYSLKPILNIQRGARTLRVTRPYRFAMPAGQGALVVTVRDEKGRAAKVQTVFAP
- the accD gene encoding acetyl-CoA carboxylase, carboxyltransferase subunit beta is translated as MPSNGWFGRRSQFTQARASHGAAAIPDGVATKCVKCGEIIFTSDFEKNLKVCTHCGFHHKLSADERIRFTVDEGSFAPLHENLRSVDPLRFPEYQSKLDKGIKATGMHDGVRVGVAAVQGVPIVLAVADFSFMAASMGSVAGEKIVRALEEGAARRAPVVIFTASGGARMQEGLLSLMQMAKTSAAAARLAAANIPYVVVMTDATMAGVLASYASLGDITLAEPGALIGFAGARVSAQASTAKPPADYQTAEWQMAHGQIDQIVARKDLPDTLASLLQMLGFAPETTLDDLASAALVDADEEIAAIG